In Zingiber officinale cultivar Zhangliang chromosome 1A, Zo_v1.1, whole genome shotgun sequence, a genomic segment contains:
- the LOC122012505 gene encoding uncharacterized protein LOC122012505, translated as MMSSGNPSTTSIHVTALDGLVNVNSLFTVAVFVGLSIASPGQRSLENRSACDAGPGVARNLLVFEVVSFSFFLFSSLVAQGLKLAINLLNSNDVDEAFRAHIDARVLRLAMLASAVGSIIGSLFLLLSMVNVVQIRLGLLSCGSHSTVRAVAALVTLVCTALAVYIATIFYAFTH; from the coding sequence ATGATGAGCAGCGGCAACCCCAGCACGACGAGCATCCACGTGACGGCCCTCGATGGGCTGGTGAACGTGAACTCGCTTTTCACCGTCGCCGTCTTCGTGGGGCTGTCCATCGCCTCTCCGGGGCAGCGTAGTCTCGAGAACCGGTCGGCGTGCGACGCCGGCCCCGGCGTCGCCCGTAACCTCCTCGTCTTCGAGGTCGTCTCCTtcagcttcttcctcttctccagcCTCGTCGCGCAGGGGCTCAAACTCGCCATCAACCTCCTCAACAGCAACGACGTCGACGAGGCTTTCCGCGCCCACATCGACGCCCGCGTCCTCCGTCTCGCCATGCTCGCCTCCGCCGTCGGATCCATCATTggctccctcttcctcctcctctccatggTTAACGTCGTCCAGATCCGCCTCGGCTTGCTCTCCTGCGGCAGCCATTCCACTGTCCGCGCCGTAGCCGCACTTGTCACCCTCGTCTGCACAGCCCTCGCCGTCTACATCGCCACCATCTTCTACGCCTTCACTCACTGA